In one window of Opitutus sp. GAS368 DNA:
- a CDS encoding type 4a pilus biogenesis protein PilO: MSFLLPLRAFLRRRPYGSALTILLVLLAAANYLLWQERAAANARHEKARQKGDQMLHALADYRRITADLAAVDDALQVIDRSLLAERALEVNLGYFYQMEVLSRVRLRQLNQLVAPPSPEGNPFKVLPFSLQATGSYSQLMNFLRDLETGPRLLRIRSYSLERGEAKTGNMRLDLTAECLGRP, translated from the coding sequence ATGAGCTTCCTCCTTCCGCTGCGCGCGTTCCTCCGGCGCCGGCCCTACGGGTCGGCCCTCACGATCCTGCTCGTCCTGCTGGCCGCCGCCAACTACCTGCTCTGGCAGGAACGCGCGGCGGCCAATGCCCGGCACGAAAAGGCCCGGCAGAAGGGCGATCAGATGCTGCATGCGCTGGCCGACTATCGCCGCATCACGGCCGATCTGGCCGCGGTCGATGACGCGCTCCAGGTGATCGACCGCAGCCTCCTCGCCGAGCGGGCCCTCGAGGTGAACCTCGGCTATTTCTATCAGATGGAGGTGCTCAGCCGGGTGCGCCTCCGCCAGCTCAACCAGCTGGTCGCACCGCCCTCGCCCGAGGGCAATCCGTTCAAGGTGCTCCCCTTCTCCCTTCAGGCCACCGGCTCTTATTCGCAACTCATGAACTTCCTGCGCGATCTCGAGACCGGTCCGCGGCTCCTGCGGATCAGGAGCTACAGCCTCGAGCGCGGCGAGGCGAAAACCGGCAATATGCGCCTCGACCTCACCGCCGAATGCCTGGGCCGCCCATGA
- a CDS encoding insulinase family protein, translating to MYSRLFLLAALLLLPRSAAAVPAFPQAGSDLAPDPAARFGTLPNGVRYVIYPNKEPQGRVSLRLLVAAGALNETEDQRGLAHFLEHMAFNGGAHYAPGTLVEFFQRMGMSFGGDTNAFTSFDRTQYMIELPHTDEATLTEGLNVFADDAGGLLLPADKIEKERGIILSEKRTRDNVAYRTFIAQFEFMLGDTLLPKRVPIGLPGVIEQAGRDRFADFWDTWYRPEKFTVIAVGDFDPALIEKLVTASFGAIKARAPARPDPVLGPLPKFEGVRAHFHAEPEAPATSVDLTSITADPDLPDTAANRLKELPRQLALSMLNRRFSELAKKEGAPFSGAGASVEDQFHFMREASVSLTCKPGQWAEALAVGEQELRRALEHGFQPGELKEVVATFTNGLDQAVKTAATRRSGALADEIAGGIIAREVFTHPTADRALFQPALDQVTLADCQAALRSAFAAPGRFVMVSGNAAIPGDADGAILAAYEKSRATAVAAPAAQAEAVWAYADWGAPGQVVKREHVADLDIELVSFANGVKLNLKKTDFEAGRIRVGVRVGNGAITEPAGERGLTALASGTFGAGGLGRHSVDDLRRILAGRNVGARFQPAPDAFDFTGGTTREDLPLELQLFAAELTDAGWRPEALRQAHKGLEQMYLGFEHTANGPMATEVANLIAGGDPRFGVPPKDVLMARTLDEAKAWLAPQLAHGALEVSLVGDLDIEAAIDAVAKTLGALPPREAKPALDALKKVSFPTAPFTQNYTIASEIPKGNVVVYWPTTDGLDVKRGRRLNLLASVLNDRLRVKIREEIGGTYSPNAGSNASDTFPGYGYLQAACVVDPAQAAKISDLIVAIGDDLAKNGVTDDELTRARQPALTAARESLRTNNYWGGGVLARAQEKPEVLDWARTRLPDLEAISAAELSALAKTYLGSEHASRVTILPAAAPPTKPAAP from the coding sequence ATGTATTCCCGACTCTTCCTTCTCGCTGCGTTGCTCCTGCTGCCCCGGTCGGCGGCCGCCGTCCCGGCCTTTCCGCAGGCGGGCAGCGACCTCGCGCCGGACCCGGCCGCGCGCTTCGGCACACTGCCCAACGGCGTGCGCTACGTCATCTACCCCAACAAGGAGCCGCAGGGCCGCGTCTCGCTCCGCCTCCTCGTGGCGGCGGGCGCACTCAACGAGACGGAGGACCAGCGCGGTCTCGCGCACTTCCTCGAGCACATGGCGTTCAACGGCGGCGCGCACTACGCGCCCGGCACGCTCGTCGAGTTCTTCCAGCGCATGGGCATGAGCTTCGGGGGCGACACCAACGCCTTCACGTCCTTCGACCGCACGCAGTATATGATCGAACTGCCCCACACCGACGAGGCCACGCTGACCGAGGGCCTGAACGTGTTTGCGGATGACGCAGGCGGCCTGCTGCTGCCGGCCGACAAGATCGAGAAGGAGCGCGGCATCATCCTGAGCGAGAAGCGCACCCGCGACAACGTGGCCTACCGCACTTTCATCGCGCAGTTCGAGTTCATGCTCGGCGACACGCTCCTGCCCAAACGCGTTCCGATCGGCCTGCCCGGGGTGATCGAGCAGGCCGGGCGCGACCGCTTCGCCGATTTCTGGGACACCTGGTATCGCCCGGAGAAGTTCACGGTCATCGCCGTGGGCGACTTCGACCCGGCGTTGATCGAGAAGCTGGTCACCGCGAGCTTCGGTGCGATCAAGGCCCGCGCGCCCGCCCGGCCCGACCCCGTGCTCGGCCCGCTGCCGAAGTTCGAGGGTGTGCGCGCGCACTTCCACGCCGAGCCCGAGGCGCCCGCCACCAGCGTCGACCTCACCAGCATCACCGCGGACCCCGACCTGCCCGACACCGCGGCCAACCGGCTCAAGGAGCTGCCGCGCCAGCTGGCGCTCAGCATGCTTAACCGCCGCTTCAGCGAGCTGGCAAAGAAGGAGGGCGCGCCGTTCAGCGGCGCCGGCGCCAGTGTCGAGGATCAGTTTCATTTCATGCGCGAAGCCAGCGTCAGTCTCACTTGCAAGCCGGGGCAGTGGGCCGAGGCCCTGGCCGTCGGCGAGCAGGAGTTGCGCCGCGCCCTCGAACACGGCTTCCAACCCGGCGAACTGAAGGAGGTCGTCGCCACCTTCACCAACGGCCTCGATCAGGCCGTGAAGACCGCGGCCACGCGGCGCTCCGGCGCGCTGGCCGACGAGATCGCGGGCGGCATCATCGCCCGCGAGGTCTTCACCCATCCGACCGCCGACCGGGCGCTTTTCCAGCCGGCGCTCGACCAGGTCACCCTCGCCGACTGCCAGGCGGCGTTGCGCAGCGCGTTTGCCGCGCCCGGCCGTTTCGTGATGGTGTCCGGCAATGCCGCCATTCCCGGTGACGCCGATGGTGCCATCCTGGCCGCTTATGAAAAATCCCGCGCCACGGCGGTCGCCGCACCCGCGGCGCAGGCCGAGGCCGTCTGGGCCTACGCCGACTGGGGCGCGCCGGGGCAGGTCGTGAAGCGCGAACATGTCGCCGACCTCGATATCGAGCTCGTGAGCTTCGCCAATGGCGTGAAGCTCAACCTCAAGAAAACCGACTTCGAGGCCGGCCGCATCCGCGTCGGCGTGCGCGTCGGCAACGGCGCGATCACCGAGCCCGCCGGGGAGCGCGGCCTCACCGCGTTGGCGAGCGGCACCTTCGGCGCCGGCGGTCTCGGCCGGCACAGCGTGGACGATCTCCGCCGCATCCTCGCCGGCCGGAACGTGGGGGCGAGGTTTCAGCCGGCGCCGGACGCCTTTGATTTCACCGGCGGCACCACGCGCGAGGACCTCCCGCTCGAGCTGCAGCTGTTTGCGGCGGAGCTGACCGACGCCGGCTGGCGGCCCGAGGCGCTGCGCCAGGCGCACAAGGGTCTGGAGCAGATGTATCTCGGCTTTGAACACACCGCCAACGGCCCGATGGCCACCGAGGTGGCCAACCTCATCGCCGGCGGCGACCCGCGCTTCGGCGTGCCGCCCAAGGACGTGCTGATGGCCCGCACGCTCGACGAGGCGAAAGCCTGGCTGGCCCCGCAGCTCGCGCACGGCGCGCTCGAGGTCTCCCTGGTGGGTGACCTGGACATCGAGGCGGCGATCGACGCCGTGGCGAAGACGCTCGGCGCGCTGCCGCCGCGCGAGGCGAAGCCCGCGCTGGACGCGTTGAAGAAGGTCTCCTTCCCAACGGCACCCTTCACCCAAAACTACACCATCGCCTCGGAGATCCCGAAGGGGAACGTCGTGGTCTACTGGCCGACCACCGACGGCCTGGACGTGAAGCGCGGCCGCCGGTTGAACCTGCTCGCCAGCGTGCTCAACGACCGCCTCCGCGTGAAGATTCGCGAGGAAATCGGCGGCACCTACAGCCCGAACGCCGGCAGCAACGCCAGCGATACGTTCCCCGGCTACGGCTACCTGCAGGCCGCTTGCGTGGTCGATCCGGCCCAGGCCGCCAAGATCTCCGACTTGATTGTGGCGATCGGCGACGACCTGGCGAAGAATGGCGTGACGGACGACGAGCTGACCCGCGCGCGCCAGCCCGCGCTGACCGCGGCGCGGGAATCGCTCCGCACGAACAATTACTGGGGCGGCGGCGTGCTGGCCCGCGCGCAGGAGAAGCCCGAGGTGCTCGACTGGGCCCGCACGCGGCTGCCCGACCTCGAGGCCATCAGCGCCGCGGAGCTGAGCGCACTCGCAAAAACCTATCTCGGCAGCGAGCACGCTTCCCGCGTCACGATCCTGCCGGCGGCAGCGCCCCCAACCAAGCCCGCCGCGCCGTGA
- a CDS encoding adenylate/guanylate cyclase domain-containing protein, translating into MDSAPPYPIGPGQRALAAIVFTDVVSFSRRMHREEVGTLELLERDFEVMRQLAEKHAGTVLKTTGDGLLLYFSSAVQAVGYALILQRQFARRARSGPAGGTLVHRVGIHLGDVFVKDQDVMGDGVNTAARLQAEADPGGICISQTVYDVVKNKLELEVARLTPHGPKSIAETVTIYRVLLEPAAVRPAPAVPPPVYTPPPKPPPAPLSRAQKLAALGVVVLVLAGVADLALQSQLQHGAELARSRAAQAEFDALVAAKGKDPSGSRISEKTAPAATTPPEEGSPDRHIRELLDWVTGVLPRYTKDRPLQLRALPGTFSRDAKLFTDTDHRLYFAEGGAVRQRNLAELKPDALGAVILSVLLDTPEPPSKEVRQGAEAFAKANGLPEMMEALSGPAGRPRP; encoded by the coding sequence ATGGATTCCGCCCCGCCGTATCCGATTGGTCCCGGCCAGCGCGCGCTGGCGGCGATCGTTTTCACCGACGTGGTGAGCTTCAGCCGCCGCATGCACCGGGAAGAGGTGGGGACGCTGGAACTGCTCGAGCGGGACTTTGAGGTGATGCGGCAGCTGGCGGAGAAACACGCCGGCACCGTGCTCAAGACGACCGGTGACGGGTTGCTGCTTTATTTCAGCAGCGCCGTGCAGGCCGTCGGCTATGCGCTGATATTACAACGGCAGTTTGCCCGGCGGGCCCGCTCCGGTCCGGCAGGGGGGACCCTGGTCCACCGGGTCGGCATTCATCTGGGCGACGTGTTCGTGAAGGACCAGGACGTCATGGGCGACGGCGTCAACACGGCGGCCCGCCTGCAGGCGGAGGCGGATCCGGGCGGCATCTGCATCTCGCAGACGGTCTACGATGTGGTGAAGAACAAGCTGGAACTGGAGGTGGCCCGGCTGACCCCGCACGGGCCCAAGAGCATCGCGGAGACCGTGACGATTTATCGCGTTCTCTTGGAGCCAGCCGCGGTCCGGCCGGCACCCGCCGTCCCGCCACCGGTCTACACCCCGCCGCCGAAGCCGCCGCCCGCGCCGCTGAGTCGCGCCCAAAAACTGGCGGCCCTCGGCGTCGTGGTACTGGTCCTCGCCGGGGTGGCCGACCTGGCGCTGCAATCACAGCTGCAACACGGGGCCGAACTGGCGCGCAGCCGCGCCGCGCAGGCCGAATTCGATGCGCTCGTGGCGGCGAAGGGAAAGGACCCCTCGGGCAGCCGGATTTCGGAAAAAACGGCCCCGGCCGCAACCACGCCTCCGGAGGAGGGGTCGCCCGACAGACACATCCGTGAGCTGCTTGACTGGGTGACCGGCGTCCTGCCGCGTTACACAAAGGACCGCCCCCTGCAGCTGCGCGCGCTACCGGGGACTTTCTCGCGCGATGCCAAACTGTTCACCGACACCGATCACCGGCTCTACTTTGCGGAAGGCGGCGCGGTGCGTCAGCGGAACCTGGCCGAGCTGAAACCGGACGCGCTCGGGGCGGTGATTCTCAGCGTCCTGCTCGACACGCCCGAGCCTCCGTCCAAGGAAGTGAGGCAGGGAGCCGAGGCATTTGCGAAAGCCAACGGCCTGCCGGAAATGATGGAGGCACTGAGCGGCCCGGCCGGCCGGCCCCGGCCTTAG
- a CDS encoding LysR substrate-binding domain-containing protein, whose translation MELRHLRYFVAVAEGENVSRAALRLHVSQPALSQQIRDLENELGFLLLERTAKSVRLTEAGRTFHSEARALLLRAENAVKSARAVAVGERGNLHIGYSATPTVRFLSTALRAFHAITPAVRVKLHDLSTEEMIAGVRNGALQIAFQFRPQRDLLRGLRFEEVMKEPLCFAVPRRHAFARLRSVRLEEVAREPLVAFSKREYPEYHDMLVDVFATIKSRPHIVEEHEDAANLVTAIDSGFGFAVIAQSIEMASERSLKLIPLRPALSLRLGAICPASEMTAAAERFLQCARAESKRSSRHLDDTTLSWPWHPRSRAHRR comes from the coding sequence ATGGAACTGCGCCACCTCCGCTACTTCGTTGCGGTCGCCGAGGGAGAGAATGTCTCCCGCGCGGCGCTAAGGCTTCACGTTTCGCAGCCGGCATTGAGCCAGCAAATCCGCGATTTGGAGAACGAACTCGGATTTCTGCTGCTGGAGCGGACGGCGAAGTCGGTGCGCTTAACGGAAGCCGGGCGCACGTTTCATTCGGAAGCCCGGGCCCTGTTGCTCCGGGCCGAAAATGCGGTGAAGTCGGCGCGCGCGGTGGCGGTGGGCGAACGGGGCAATCTTCACATTGGCTACTCGGCGACACCGACGGTGCGCTTCCTATCGACCGCCTTACGTGCGTTCCATGCCATAACACCTGCGGTGCGGGTGAAGCTGCATGATCTGTCTACAGAAGAGATGATCGCCGGCGTTCGCAACGGCGCGCTGCAGATCGCTTTTCAATTCCGGCCGCAGCGTGACCTGCTGCGGGGGTTGCGCTTTGAGGAGGTGATGAAAGAGCCTCTCTGCTTCGCGGTGCCCCGGCGGCATGCGTTTGCCCGGCTCCGGTCTGTCCGTTTGGAGGAGGTTGCGCGCGAGCCACTGGTCGCCTTTTCGAAAAGGGAATATCCGGAATACCATGACATGCTCGTGGACGTGTTCGCCACGATCAAGTCTCGGCCTCATATCGTGGAAGAACACGAAGATGCCGCCAACTTGGTTACAGCGATCGACTCGGGCTTTGGCTTCGCCGTGATCGCGCAATCGATCGAAATGGCAAGTGAGCGATCTTTAAAGCTCATCCCTCTACGGCCCGCTTTGTCCCTGCGACTGGGTGCGATTTGTCCTGCTTCCGAGATGACCGCAGCCGCTGAGCGGTTCTTGCAGTGTGCACGGGCAGAGTCCAAGCGATCATCACGGCACCTAGACGACACGACCCTTTCGTGGCCTTGGCATCCGCGTTCTCGTGCTCATCGCCGGTAG
- a CDS encoding isochorismatase family protein yields MPAKTSPSQFLTRENAALLLVDHQVGLFTGVRDIDTLELKHNVVGMAKALLALKIPVVATTTTESMWGPMIPELAEALRGGPKIERTTVNAWEEKRVVEAVKATGRKQLLVAGVSTDVCLAFPAISALADGYQTFAVVDASGSFTRRQGELGVIRMVQAGVIPVAYSNAAIEILGDNAAPEAEAVYGALGMPFAGLVLGLGQYFSKQH; encoded by the coding sequence ATGCCCGCAAAAACCTCGCCCTCACAATTTCTCACGCGCGAGAACGCCGCGCTCCTGCTCGTTGACCATCAAGTCGGCCTGTTCACCGGCGTTCGCGACATCGACACGCTCGAACTTAAGCACAATGTCGTGGGCATGGCCAAGGCGCTGCTCGCCTTGAAGATTCCCGTTGTGGCGACCACCACGACGGAGAGCATGTGGGGCCCCATGATTCCGGAGCTGGCTGAAGCACTCCGTGGCGGACCCAAGATTGAGAGAACCACGGTCAACGCCTGGGAGGAAAAACGGGTCGTGGAAGCCGTTAAGGCGACCGGCCGCAAACAATTGTTGGTAGCCGGAGTCTCCACCGATGTGTGCCTGGCGTTCCCTGCGATTTCGGCGCTGGCCGACGGTTATCAGACATTTGCCGTGGTCGACGCGTCCGGCTCGTTTACCAGGAGGCAGGGGGAGCTTGGCGTGATTCGGATGGTGCAGGCCGGCGTGATCCCCGTGGCTTATTCCAACGCGGCCATCGAGATTTTGGGCGATAACGCGGCACCCGAGGCGGAGGCGGTATATGGCGCCCTTGGCATGCCTTTCGCCGGCTTGGTCCTCGGTCTCGGCCAGTATTTTTCCAAGCAACACTAA